The following coding sequences lie in one Candidatus Bathyarchaeia archaeon genomic window:
- a CDS encoding transposase yields DQSATSDAWVIKEKLRWIQKAPTPRAARWRITNYLKVMKAAVSEKPLLKPMGKALATLERHADAVVRRWISGLTNARLEGMNGLFQAARSRARGYRNEANFIAMIYLIGSPVGRLFDQAKST; encoded by the coding sequence CCGACCAGAGCGCCACGTCCGATGCCTGGGTGATCAAGGAGAAGCTGCGCTGGATCCAGAAGGCCCCGACGCCGCGAGCGGCTCGGTGGCGTATCACGAACTACCTCAAGGTCATGAAGGCGGCGGTCTCGGAGAAGCCTCTCCTGAAGCCGATGGGGAAGGCCCTGGCGACGCTGGAGCGGCACGCCGACGCGGTAGTCAGGCGGTGGATCTCGGGACTGACCAACGCACGACTGGAAGGGATGAACGGCTTGTTCCAGGCGGCTCGGTCACGCGCACGCGGCTACCGGAACGAGGCCAACTTCATCGCCATGATCTACCTGATTGGCAGCCCGGTGGGCCGCCTGTTCGATCA